The Nyctibius grandis isolate bNycGra1 chromosome 3, bNycGra1.pri, whole genome shotgun sequence genome window below encodes:
- the LOC137660756 gene encoding feather keratin 1-like, whose protein sequence is MACYDSCRPCGPTPLANSCNEPCVRQCEASRVVIQPPAVVVTLPGPILSSFPQNTAVGSSSSAAVGSELSALGVPISSGGFGYGYGFGGLGCFNGGLRGCYPC, encoded by the coding sequence ATGGCCTGCTACGACAGCTGCCGCCCCTGCGGACCCACCCCGCTGgctaacagctgcaacgagccctgtgtcaggcagtgcgAGGCCTCCCGCGTCGTCATCCAGCCTCCCGCCGTGGTGGTCACCCTGCCAggacccatcctcagctccttcccccagaacacCGCCGTCGGATCCAGCTCCTCGGCTGCCGTGGGCAGCGAGCTCAGTGCCCTGGGAGTGCCCATCTCCTCCGGAGGCTTCGGCTATGGCTACGGCTTCGGAGGCCTGGGCTGCTTCAACGGCGGTCTTAGAGGCTGCTACCCCTGCTAA